A region from the Drosophila ananassae strain 14024-0371.13 chromosome 2L, ASM1763931v2, whole genome shotgun sequence genome encodes:
- the LOC6499155 gene encoding uncharacterized protein LOC6499155 produces the protein MELVGLSSSLRLNNKVRSGNLANTIYPKSIPIIKYGPVMDDLGFTLSERLALRQAWNIVRPFTRRYGQEIFFNYLNDAYLEILKFKHNKEINLHALHNHSRGFLLFIGSLIEEQDPVMFQLMLNDNNMTHSRCKVGAAFILELAQAMTDYILKVFEKVSSASLESGFRKIVDKFQGYQENQQQPTGMTYNRALIRDLSKSSNIGVR, from the exons atggaGTTGGTAGGTTTAAGTTCTTCTTTAAGACTAAATAACAAGGTTCGATCTGGAAATTTGGCGAATACCATCTATCCCAAAAGTATTCCAATAATAAAGTATGGTCCAGTCATGGACGATTTGGGTTTCACGCTTAGCGAGAGGCTGGCGCTAAGGCAAGCCTGGAATATAGTACGGCCCTTTACCCGTCGCTACGgccaggaaatattttttaa TTACTTAAATGACGCGTATTTGGAAATTCTTAAGTTCAAGCATAACAAGGAAATTAATCTACACGCTCTTCACAACCATTCCAGGGGATTTTTGTTGTTCATCGGAAGCTTGATCGAAGAACAGGATCCTGTGATGTTTCAGTTGATGTTAAATGATAATAATATGACCCACAGCAGGTGCAAAGTTGGTGCAGCATTCATATTA GAGCTGGCCCAAGCCATGACAGATTATATTCTAAAGGTCTTTGAGAAGGTGAGCTCGGCATCGCTAGAAAGTGGATTTCGAAAAATCGTGGATAAGTTCCAGGGCTACCAGGAGAATCAACAACAACCTACTGGTATGACCTACAATCGCGCCTTGATCAGGGACCTTAGCAAAAGCTCCAATATCGGTGTGCGTTGa
- the LOC6499153 gene encoding putative protein TPRXL isoform X1 — protein sequence MTHASFNWLELETEDSFEFSGVRFNRSSSVSPSSFSESTTSSSSSSTSTSTSSSSSMSSNSTSSFSNSSVDSNAGSNANISFNITAENSSLNLRMDSAAEGSHSRNASSSLSVDVAQMEAEIERINRFCEDVIAQVEIVPSTSTPTAERSSRRISTSPVEVIDLSNLEFAPPPRSARNRVPDAVIDLCTPDGPRTRPASGPATNSRRSLNQDISCVEVVDDENVSPPKRRQVNQSQQDDTYNCPVCLESVRRREPVSTKCGHVFCRACIEGAIRSTHKCPMCNKKITARQFFRLYL from the exons ATGACACACGCATCGTTTAATTGGTTG GAACTGGAGACTGAAGACTCTTTCGAATTTTCCGGCGTCAGATTTAACCGCAGCTCCTCCGTTAGCCCTAGCTCTTTCAGTGAAAGTACCACCTCGAGTTCAAGTTCAAGCACTTCTACTTCTACAAGCAGTTCAAGTTCAATGTCAAGCAATTCTACCTCAAGCTTTTCCAATTCATCCGTAGACTCAAATGCAGGCTCTAACGCTAACATTTCCTTTAATATTACTGCTGAAAATAGTTCATTAAACCTTAGAATGGACAGTGCGGCAGAAGGCTCTCATAGCAGAAATGCATCATCGAGTTTGTCTGTTGATGTAGCCCAAATGGAGGCTGAAATAGAGCGCA TTAACCGCTTTTGTGAGGATGTTATTGCCCAGGTTGAAATCGTGCCTTCTACCTCCACCCCAACAGCTGAGCGATCCAGTCGTCGTATATCCA CTTCGCCTGTAGAGGTGATTGATTTATCTAATTTGGAATTCGCTCCGCCACCTCGCTCAGCCAGAAATCGTGTTCCCGATGCTGTAATCGATTTGTGTACCCCAGATGGGCCCCGGACACGTCCAGCTTCAGGACCCGCAACAAATTCGCGACGCAGCCTTAATCAAGACATTTCATGTGTGGAAGTCGTGGATGATGAGAATGTTTCACCACCAAAGCGGCGTCAGGTTAATCAATCGCAGCAGGATGATACTTACAATTGCCCAGTCTGCTTGGAGAGCGTGCGCCGTCGTGAACCTGTTTCTACCAAATGCGGCCACGTTTTTTGCCGTGCCTGTATCGAGGGTGCTATACGCTCAACCCATAAGTGCCCGATGTGCAACAAAAAGATCACCGCACGTCAATTTTTCCGTCTGTATTTGTAA
- the LOC6499151 gene encoding uncharacterized protein LOC6499151, protein MFSMCSKVKSRSADMDGDSSFMQQSQQMHLQQPQAMGTGGKQIKGGYLLRYKKQMFWNRWAEEWVVLYDDSTMAWFTEPGRSSPSGKILVKEAPEMLAIAHWTGQIPRRPPLPAGVSVSQLIALGSQRKRSKVYWMLAKSEQEVGDWIDAITKTLPPPPQIELVVDKPHLMNVLRRPLVRIRPATQSEVKQRKVGSHGASSSKHHRCGNGSGTSSAVSTRLYRHAQNPLVKSDAAVAILSKKPDSKASLACALPWGHGWGWATLPNGVWSGGLTWSQCEDTFTLHALPTTHCTNLIDTSCSGAVYHTDIGGFDFHSSGVDDIGGEDFDYAMDCGDFIF, encoded by the exons ATGTTTTCCATGTGCAGCAAGGTAAAGTCGCGGAGCGCGGACATGGATGGGGATAGTTCGTTTATGCAGCAATCCCAGCAGATGCACTTGCAACAGCCCCAGGCTATGG GAACCGGAGGTAAACAAATCAAAGGCGGCTATCTATTGCGTTACAAAA AGCAAATGTTTTGGAATCGCTGGGCTGAGGAGTGGGTAGTCCTATACGATGACTCGACCATGGCCTGGTTCACGGAGCCAGGGCGCTCCTCGCCATCTGGCAAGATCCTGGTGAAGGAGGCCCCAGAGATGCTGGCTATTGCCCACTGGACTGGCCAGATACCGCGTCGACCCCCACTCCCGGCCGGAGTCAGTGTCTCCCAGCTGATTGCCCTCGGATCGCAGCGAAAGCGCTCCAAGGTCTACTGGATGCTGGCCAAGTCCGAGCAAGAGGTGGGCGACTGGATCGATGCGATTACTAAGACCCTGCCGCCGCCCCCCCAAATCGAGCTGGTGGTGGACAAGCCGCACCTGATGAACGTGCTCCGGCGCCCGCTAGTGCGCATTAGAC CTGCCACCCAATCGGAGGTGAAGCAACGCAAGGTGGGATCACATGGAGCGAGCAGCAGCAAGCACCACCGTTGTGGCAACGGCTCCGGAACTTCGTCGGCGGTGAGCACACGTCTCTACCGTCATGCCCAGAATCCTTTGGTAAAGAGCGACGCGGCGGTGGCCATTCTCAGCAAGAAACCCGACTCGAAGGCTTCCTTGGCTTGCGCCCTGCCTTGGGGCCATGGATGGGGCTGGGCCACCTTGCCCAACGGGGTCTGGAGCGGGGGCCTGACATGGTCGCAGTGCGAGGACACCTTCACCCTGCATGCCCTGCCCACCACCCACTGCACCAACCTGATCGACACCTCGTGCTCCGGAGCGGTCTACCACACGGACATCGGCGGGTTCGACTTCCATTCCTCTGGCGTGGACGACATCGGGGGCGAAGACTTTGACTATGCAATGGACTGTGGCGActtcatattttaa
- the LOC6499152 gene encoding uncharacterized protein LOC6499152, which translates to MASEGSRDLRTSRLAQMQMRFQQRTQQEQEVRRRELVATKTHVDELTAIGAPSAATSRLIGNGKVRQMFDERRRGAGIDRSNPLKPIGTLPSPPAQTQTKTRTMPPMNRLAKGISTMSLKEPGSNQRRSIANDNNNNKYATPRNVNANRNLKPVVTRKTPPVQEPIGRRSASSPQTSARAPKPLLSGGSSPPAEKRVSPPSIRRAEPKSPAKQVRMQSKPTAPEGTALCRFCGRHFNTDRLAKHEAVCQKTMSTKRRIFDASKQRIVGTEAEKFNRKPTKGMPRSQSSYSSAAQQKGLTTGVKKNNWRKKHEEFIQSIRAAKQVQAHLARGGKLSDLPPPPPSENPDYIQCPHCGRRFNQQAAERHIPKCETMIHNKPRMNGPPANKKR; encoded by the exons ATGGCGTCAGAGGGTTCCCGAGATCTCAGGACATCAAGGTTGGCGCAAATGCAG ATGCGTTTTCAGCAACGAACACAGCAAGAGCAGGAAGTGCGTCGTCGGGAGCTTGTGGCCACCAAGACACATGTCGATGAACTGACAGCCATTGGAGCACCCAGTGCAGCCACCAGCCGGCTCATCGGCAATGGAAAGGTGCGCCAAATGTTCGACGAGCGTCGCCGGGGTGCAGGCATTGATCGCAGCAATCCATTAAAGCCAATCGGCACCCTGCCATCGCCCCCAGCCCAGACCCAGACCAAAACCCGGACAATGCCGCCCATGAATCGGCTGGCAAAGGGCATATCCACCATGAGCTTGAAAGAGCCGGGTAGCAACCAAAGGCGTAGCATCGCCAacgacaacaataacaataagtACGCCACACCGAGGAACGTGAATGCCAATCGCAATCTAAAGCCAGTGGTGACGCGGAAAACGCCACCTGTCCAGGAGCCCATAGGACGACGGTCCGCCTCCTCGCCGCAGACAAGCGCCAGGGCGCCGAAACCACTCCTAAGTGGAGGAAGTAGTCCTCCTGCTGAGAAACGAGTGTCGCCGCCTTCGATTCGTCGG GCTGAGCCCAAATCGCCCGCAAAACAAGTCAGGATG CAATCAAAGCCGACAGCTCCTGAGGGCACCGCTCTATGTAGGTTCTGTGGAAGGCATTTCAACACCGACCGGTTGGCGAAGCACGAGGCGGTTTGCCAGAAAACTATGAGCACGAAGCGAAGGATCTTCGATGCTTCCAAGCAGCGCATTGTGGGCACAGAAGCCGAGAAGTTCAATAGGAAGCCAACCAAGGGAATGCCCAGATCCCAGTCATCGTACAGCAGTGCGGCCCAGCAGAAGGGACTGACCACCGGCGTGAAGAAGAACAACTGGCGGAAGAAGCACGAAGAGTTTATTCAGTCGATACGGGCTGCAAAGCAGGTGCAGGCCCATTTAGCACGCGGTGGTAAGCTGAGTGatctgccgccgccgccaccgtcGGAGAACCCCGATTATATTCAGTGCCCGCACTGCGGCAGACGGTTCAATCAGCAGGCCGCGGAGCGACACATTCCCAAGTGTGAAACGATGATCCACAACAAGCCCCGAATGAATGGCCCGCCTGCTAACAAAAAGCGCTGA
- the LOC123257001 gene encoding uncharacterized protein LOC123257001 codes for MRKIIYTVVLCIFLLSGYSFSTVVQKLFPGFGGYHYPPAQVQTSYPAYYEGSYRQTQRARPQEHQRSYKDICRVVNTNGFTNPGGVPKCPF; via the coding sequence ATGcgtaaaataatttatactGTGGTGCTGTGTATTTTTCTACTTAGTGGATACAGCTTCAGCACTGTGGTTCAGAAACTATTTCCAGGATTTGGTGGCTACCATTATCCCCCTGCTCAAGTACAAACTTCTTACCCGGCTTACTACGAAGGTAGTTATAGACAGACGCAACGAGCTCGACCACAGGAACACCAGCGCTCTTACAAGGACATTTGCCGCGTGGTCAACACTAATGGCTTTACAAATCCGGGAGGAGTACCCAAATGTCCCTTTTAG
- the LOC6499154 gene encoding uncharacterized protein LOC6499154: MSVISDKKNSLIVPSNASLVERKHVDLPVYPKPLPERDISFKIDENGFTCVEKAALRNAWRLIEPFQRRFGKDNFYNFLTTHQDLIHNFRLDPRSSDSPINLSKLHGHALAMMKLLARLVQTLDINLQFRLALDENLPAHLRRGIDPSYMKMLATALKRYILESSVIQNHNSSTLTSALTQLVSIIGDFAVVEEARKRAMSTALRPSAFADMQSNTKESLIEK; this comes from the exons ATGAGTGTAATAAGCGATAAGAAGAACAGCCTAATAGTACCATCGAATGCAAGTCTTGTGGAAAGAAAGCATGTAGATTTGCCGGTTTATCCTAAACCACTGCCGGAACGAGATATTTCATTCAAGATCGATGAAAATGGATTCACTTGCGTGGAAAAGGCGGCTTTACGCAATGCATGGCGCCTAATTGAGCCCTTCCAGCGACGTTTCGGCAAGGATAACTTCTATAA ttttctcACTACACACCAAGATTTAATCCACAACTTTAGGCTCGACCCTAGGTCTAGTGACTCCCCAATCAATCTGTCTAAGCTCCATGGGCATGCCTTGGCTATGATGAAGCTTCTCGCGAGACTGGTGCAAACATTGGATATCAACTTACAATTTCGGTTAGCCCTTGACGAAAACTTGCCCGCACATTTAAGGAGAGGAATCGATCCATCCTATATGAAA ATGTTGGCCACTGCCCTCAAGAGATACATATTggagtcgtcggtaatacaaAATCATAATTCATCCACTTTAACCTCCGCTTTGACCCAATTGGTTTCAATAATTGGGGACTTTGCCGTGGTCGAAGAGGCGAGAAAACGAGCTATGTCCACGGCCCTAAGGCCCTCGGCTTTTGCCGATATGCAATCTAATACGAAAGAGTCCTTGATTGAAAAATGA
- the LOC26514516 gene encoding uncharacterized protein LOC26514516, with amino-acid sequence MSENSNNEPTESTTRQNPGDTRNSLQVIAIVQGVNEAGTPTGNEENRPEAPPPVPTTCTTCGSRTIDPSVVNVLRNCNALPNDSNEGNNLSIYFSRPNQPPTGESPSGGQPASVPPIEININVSYMAPITVGIASSPGGQVSTPNARPVPALVPLSSSNRNPNSVYVHIQNGSTAASTPAPTSGETYLPTNCETLVRCSICFRPANINHPRVTTCGHVFCGPCLEHALRLRFNCPICGMLQEYRQTLPIFL; translated from the exons atgaGTGAAAATAGCAATAACGAGCCAACAGAATCAACTACTAGGCAGAATCCTGGGGATACCCGAAATAGCCTTCAAGTAATAGCAATAGTTCAAG GCGTGAATGAAGCTGGGACTCCGACTGGAAATGAGGAAAATCGTCCGGAAGCCCCACCACCTGTTCCCACCACGTGTACCACTTGTGGAAGTCGCACAATCGACCCATCGGTCGTGAATGTTCTGCGCAACTGCAACGCTCTTCCCAATGATTCCAACGAGGGCAACAACTTATCCATTTATTTTTCTCGCCCCAATCAGCCACCGACCGGGGAATCGCCATCTGGCGGACAACCTGCATCGGTACCTCCCATTGAgatcaatataaatgtatcCTATATGGCACCCATAACCGTGGGAATAGCTA GTTCACCTGGAGGCCAGGTAAGCACCCCTAATGCCAGGCCCGTTCCTGCACTGGTTCCGTTGAGCTCATCGAATCGCAATCCCAACAGTGTCTACGTTCATATCCAAAATGGGTCCACAG CTGCATCTACTCCTGCACCCACCTCAGGGGAGACCTATTTGCCTACCAACTGTGAAACACTCGTTCGATGCTCCATTTGCTTCCGTCCAGCGAATATTAACCACCCCCGGGTTACAACCTGCGGCCATGTGTTTTGTGGTCCTTGTTTGGAGCACGCCCTCAGACTCCGCTTTAATTGTCCCATTTGCGGAATGCTCCAAGAATATCGCCAAactttgccaatttttttgTAA
- the LOC6501415 gene encoding THO complex subunit 1 encodes MSTAVEGANTGAGKLLNYFTLQTAFEKTLELAIAQNSVELLVQAYNSFASNSDHDKRLPMDHAFRVLLMKRLEDDVQRIGDLVRLSVEATRAEIVSNTIPVVLLIDTFDVVTLDKCQEIFRFVEELVEVWKEEIFFASCKNNILRMCNDLLRRLSRTQNTVFCGRILLFLSKFFPFSERSGLNIVSEFNLDNYTEYGLDSKDHDDNDNKELEDTAEDIPLKIDYDLYCKFWSLQEFFRNPNQCYSKAQWKMFQMHTENILQSFSSFKLEDLRQSINDNASESGHAMEIDDEAVDSAAISTVNKANHFFAKFLTNPKLLALQLSDSNFRRAILVQFLILFQYLQVSVKFKNDSYTLTTDQTEFIKDTEPRVYKLLEETPPYGRRFARTVNHMLVREEMWNNWKNEGCKEFKKPEEPATADEDLKPPPTKRPKRPLGDSLRDAARQGKFFLGNDNLTRLWNYSPDNLQACKSEQRNFLPLLETYLETPHDKTDPAFEWRALRLLARQTPHFFTSLSLPSNKISDYLEQVRKRLVRDKEPKAVSAASNSEQNNGLATNNSHTESEQDATVALQEVEPEQGLEVEDTEPVEETDEAPAHEKPLMVTREHIEEVAPLIGEPWMKVGKKIGFKNDELLYFQMEHPTATIACVQMLTNWISDDDDATLDNWAYMLEGLEMNTAAEAVKAIIEREKKSSSSTAEPSLVDASDGNDVEVLSD; translated from the exons ATGAGCACCGCGGTTGAGGGAGCCAACACGGGAGCCGGCAAGTTGCTTAACTACTTTACGCTGCAGACAGCGTTTGAG AAAACCCTGGAGCTAGCCATTGCCCAAAATAGCGTAGAGTTGTTGGTGCAAGCGTACAACAGCTTTGCATCCAACTCAGATCACGATAAGCGTCTTCCTATGGATCATGCTTTCCGGGTGCTGCTGATGAAGCGATTGGAGGACGATGTCCAGCGTATTGGCGACCTTGTGCGTCTCTCTGTGGAAGCCACGCGGGCGGAGATCGTGTCAAACACTATCCCTGTCGTTCTCCTGATTGACACCTTTGACGTGGTCACTCTGGACAAATGCCAAGAGATTTTTCGCTTTGTCGAGGAACTCGTCGAAGTTTGGAAAGAGGAAATATTCTTCGCGTCGTGCAAGAACAACATTCTGCGAATGTGCAACGACTTGCTGCGCCGCTTGTCGCGTACTCAGAACACTGTTTTTTGCGGCCGCATCTTGCTCTTCCTTTCCAAATTCTTTCCATTCTCTGAGCGTTCGGGACTTAATATAGTGTCAGAGTTTAACCTTGATAATTACACAGAGTATGGGTTAGACAGCAAGGACCACGACGACAACGACAATAAGGAGCTGGAGGACACTGCCGAGGACATTCCCCTGAAAATAGACTACGATCTGTACTGCAAATTCTGGTCGCTGCAGGAGTTCTTCCGCAATCCCAACCAGTGCTATAGCAAGGCACAGTGGAAAATGTTCCAAATG CACACTGAGAACATCCTCCAATCATTCTCCAGCTTCAAGCTGGAGGATTTGCGTCAAAGTATCAATGACAATGCCAGTGAATCTGGCCACGCAATGGAAATTGACGACGAAGCTGTAGATTCTGCGGCCATATCCACAGTCAACAAAGCCAACCACTTCTTTGCCAAGTTCCTAACAAACCCAAAGCTATTGGCTCTCCAATTGTCAGACTCAAATTTCCGCCGTGCAATCCTGGTACAGTTTCTTATACTTTTTCAATACCTCCAAGTTAGTGTAAAGTTTAAGAA CGATTCGTATACCCTCACGACGGATCAAACGGAGTTTATCAAAGACACTGAACCCCGTGTCTATAAGTTGCTTGAAGAAACGCCGCCTTATGGCAGAAGGTTTGCCCGTACTGTCAACCATATGCTAGTGCGAGAGGAGATGTGGAACAATTGGAAGAACGAGGGCTGCAAGGAATTCAAAAAGCCGGAGGAACCTGCGACCGCCGACGAGGATTTAAAGCCTCCACCTACGAAGAGACCAAAGCGCCCATTGGGCGATTCACTGCGAGATGCTGCTCGTCAAGGCAAGTTCTTCTTGGGAAA tgaCAACCTCACTCGGCTGTGGAACTACTCACCGGACAATCTGCAGGCTTGCAAGAGTGAACAGCGCAACTTCCTGCCCCTACTTGAAACATACTTGGAGACACCTCACGACAAGACTGATCCCGCATTTGAATGGCGAGCGTTGCGATTACTGGCCCGCCAGACGCCTCATTTCTTCACTTCATTGTCACTGCCATCCAACAAAATATCCGACTATTTAGAGCAAGTACGCAAGCGGCTCGTTCGTGATAAGGAGCCCAAGGCTGTGTCAGCAGCATCCAACTCTGAGCAAAACAATGGGTTGGCAACAAACAATTCCCATACTGAGAGCGAGCAGGACGCGACCGTGGCACTTCAGGAAGTTGAACCAGAGCAAGGTCTCGAGGTGGAGGATACTGAACCAGTCGAAGAGACGGATGAGGCACCTGCCCATGAAAAGCCACTGATGGTCACCCGCGAACACATCGAAGAAGTGGCCCCACTGATTGGCGAGCCCTGGATGAAGGTCGGCAAGAAGATTGGCTTCAAGAACGACGAGCTTCTATATTTCCAGATGGAACATCCCACGGCAACAATAGCGTGTGTTCAGATGCTTACCAACTGGATATCGGACGATGATGATGCCACCCTGGATAACTGGGCGTACATGCTGGAGGGACTGGAGATGAACACAGCCGCCGAAGCGGTGAAGGCCATTATCGAGCGCGAAAAGAAATCGTCTAGTTCGACGGCAGAGCCCAGCCTTGTAGACGCCTCGGATGGCAACGACGTGGAAGTGCTCTCCGATTAG
- the LOC6499153 gene encoding E3 ubiquitin-protein ligase RNF4 isoform X2 translates to MSSNSTSSFSNSSVDSNAGSNANISFNITAENSSLNLRMDSAAEGSHSRNASSSLSVDVAQMEAEIERINRFCEDVIAQVEIVPSTSTPTAERSSRRISTSPVEVIDLSNLEFAPPPRSARNRVPDAVIDLCTPDGPRTRPASGPATNSRRSLNQDISCVEVVDDENVSPPKRRQVNQSQQDDTYNCPVCLESVRRREPVSTKCGHVFCRACIEGAIRSTHKCPMCNKKITARQFFRLYL, encoded by the exons ATGTCAAGCAATTCTACCTCAAGCTTTTCCAATTCATCCGTAGACTCAAATGCAGGCTCTAACGCTAACATTTCCTTTAATATTACTGCTGAAAATAGTTCATTAAACCTTAGAATGGACAGTGCGGCAGAAGGCTCTCATAGCAGAAATGCATCATCGAGTTTGTCTGTTGATGTAGCCCAAATGGAGGCTGAAATAGAGCGCA TTAACCGCTTTTGTGAGGATGTTATTGCCCAGGTTGAAATCGTGCCTTCTACCTCCACCCCAACAGCTGAGCGATCCAGTCGTCGTATATCCA CTTCGCCTGTAGAGGTGATTGATTTATCTAATTTGGAATTCGCTCCGCCACCTCGCTCAGCCAGAAATCGTGTTCCCGATGCTGTAATCGATTTGTGTACCCCAGATGGGCCCCGGACACGTCCAGCTTCAGGACCCGCAACAAATTCGCGACGCAGCCTTAATCAAGACATTTCATGTGTGGAAGTCGTGGATGATGAGAATGTTTCACCACCAAAGCGGCGTCAGGTTAATCAATCGCAGCAGGATGATACTTACAATTGCCCAGTCTGCTTGGAGAGCGTGCGCCGTCGTGAACCTGTTTCTACCAAATGCGGCCACGTTTTTTGCCGTGCCTGTATCGAGGGTGCTATACGCTCAACCCATAAGTGCCCGATGTGCAACAAAAAGATCACCGCACGTCAATTTTTCCGTCTGTATTTGTAA
- the LOC6501414 gene encoding vesicle transport protein SEC20 produces the protein MDKDTFTLQTIRQDLIDNNLQAKAIIQDILNSRTSIAELEELNEAGRAKLSAIRKSIERLDDWARDTADALLAKEVDNHRDQFSKTLQAFRKANVSTMLEIEKANREELMAITGESELRQRSTARVRHNQGSLVSQENDVTEKMLAISRHLSETTQKSAITLETLVASSQNVEATSDELQNTAGSITMSGKLLKKYGRRECTDKMLLFFAFSLFLACVFYIVQKRLF, from the exons ATGGACAAGGACACCTTTACCCTGCAGACCATCCGGCAGGACCTCATCGATAACAATCTTCAGGCAAAGGCAATTATACAG GATATACTAAACAGCCGTACTTCGATCGCTGAACTGGAGGAATTGAACGAAGCTGGACGAGCAAAATTGTCCGCCATCCGAAAGAGCATAGAGAGGTTAGATGACTGGGCACGGGACACGGCGGACGCTTTGCTAGCCAAGGAAGTCGACAACCATCGTGACCAGTTCTCCAAAACCCTTCAGGCGTTTCGGAAGGCTAATGTGTCCACTATGCTGGAGATTGAGAAAGCCAACCGCGAGGAACTAATGGCTATAACCGGCGAGAGTGAGCTACGTCAGCGGTCGACGGCGCGGGTGCGTCACAACCAAGGCAGTTTGGTGTCGCAGGAGAACGACGTGACCGAAAAGATGTTGGCCATTTCTCGACACCTGTCGGAAACGACTCAGAAGAGCGCCATTACGCTGGAGACATTGGTGGCGTCTTCTCAAAACGTGGAGGCCACCAGCGATGAGCTGCAAAACACAGCCGGCAGCATTACTATGTCTGGAAAGCttctaaaaaaatatggtCGCCGCGAGTGCACCGATAAAATGCTGCTTTTCTTTGCCTTCTCCCTATTCCTCGCTTGTGTCTTCTACATTGTTCAGAAGCGTCTGTTCTAG